A single Augochlora pura isolate Apur16 chromosome 2, APUR_v2.2.1, whole genome shotgun sequence DNA region contains:
- the LOC144472989 gene encoding uncharacterized protein LOC144472989 gives MDTLYPNLNERFKSEGVCPICLMEMELAARYTCGNGHTICYRCKPYYYACPTCQWPLEMQPSPHAGSPYATPAPSHFMPHPLPPKFHEYHPTAPSLELLNHERALYPPAPSADQQLVSCSYANLGCWVKIPVHLIDLHESRCQFRPHLEEETVPTDVLHRDEDQVQCRHRTVGCMVRTSPWRISIHEAHCAYKDRFEAMEGLSESLGEITITSAEYGDPEELLECKYRRHGCMVQMPRRRKRTHQEKCNYRKYHDEEDDSPAEDQYDPNELVSCKWARYGCMVRMPRRRQYSHQEKCNYCRPEEDGYQSEEEYDPDEQVSCRWADYGCRVRPKRGRVGSHEEKCNYRMEECAFKDNGCAELIHPARKYAHERRCQFAN, from the exons ATGGACACCCTCTACCCGAACCTAAACGAGAGATTTAAAAGCGAGGGCGTCTGCCCGATCTGCCTGATGGAGATGGAGCTGGCGGCCAGGTACACTTGCGGCAACGGTCACACGATTTGTTACCGTTGCAAACCGTACTACTACGCCTGTCCCACCTGTCAGTGGCCGTTGGAAATGCAGCCATCTCCGCACGCCGGTTCACCTTACGCGACGCCCGCGCCTTCTCACTTCATGCCGCATCCTCTTCCGCCAAAATTCCACGAATATCATCCGACTGCGCCCAGCCTGGAACTTCTTAACCATGAGAGAGCCCTGTATCCGCCGGCGCCGTCCGCGGATCAGCAACTTGTGTCATGCTCGTACGCTAATCTCGGATGCTGGGTGAAGATCCCGGTGCACCTGATAGACCTCCACGAATCTCG GTGTCAGTTTCGACCTCATTTGGAGGAGGAGACCGTTCCCACGGACGTGTTGCACAGGGACGAGGACCAGGTCCAGTGCAGACACCGCACGGTCGGCTGCATGGTGCGGACGTCGCCGTGGCGTATCTCGATCCACGAGGCTCACTGCGCCTACAAGGATCGTTTCGAGGCGATGGAAGGTTTGAGCGAGTCACTGGGCGAGATAACGATCACGAGCGCGGAGTACGGCGACCCGGAGGAGCTGCTGGAATGCAAATACAGGCGGCACGGCTGCATGGTGCAGATGCCCAGGCGGCGGAAGCGAACGCACCAGGAGAAGTGCAACTACCGGAAGTATCACGACGAGGAGGACGATTCGCCGGCGGAGGACCAGTACGATCCGAACGAGTTGGTCAGCTGCAAGTGGGCGAGATACGGTTGCATGGTGAGAATGCCGAGGCGGCGCCAGTACTCGCACCAAGAGAAGTGCAACTACTGTAGGCCCGAGGAGGACGGTTACCAGTCGGAGGAGGAGTACGATCCGGACGAGCAGGTCTCATGCAGATGGGCGGACTATGGGTGCCGGGTCAGGCCGAAACGCGGCCGAGTCGGTAGCCACGAGGAAAAATGCAATTACAGGATGGAGGAATGCGCGTTCAAAGATAACGGGTGCGCCGAGCTGATCCATCCCGCCCGGAAGTACGCTCACGAGAGACGCTGCCAGTTCGCTAATTAA